One window of the Fusobacterium animalis 7_1 genome contains the following:
- a CDS encoding DUF5682 family protein, with protein MKKQNEAKPHIFGVRHFSPAGAYYVREYLNKVKPKIVLIEGPSDFNDLIGEIVGKNVSPPIAIMAYTLEAPIRTIVYPFAEFSPEYQAILWAKENKVECRFCDLPSSIFLGIENAKEKDEEQGESLNSFIHRKIDEYSEDSDSEVFWERVMEQASDYNAYYSGARDYGKNLRELTLSNTLSDAKNIIREAYMSKVVFDVCNEGYKIDEIAMIVGAFHVEGIESGNFILTEKEVKQLPKMETKKTLMPYSYYKLSTYSNYGAGNKAPGYYEFLWKGFNKGDIFYPTFIYLSKIAEYQRKTGNMVSSAQIIEAVQLAISLANIHDSKIPTLKDIQDAAITCMAHGSYAELVMAMANVEVGKKIGKIPQEAIQTSIQSDFYNLLKELKLEKYQSLSATELRLDLREKLRVQSEKAALMDLNRSYFFHKLRVLKISFAKLIEKNQENTTWAEDWVLQWSPETEIEIVETILKGDTIEFATAFELMQRINNSTTLSQMAEVVKDAFYCGMPKALEKAFQALQNCISGDIPVDEIARTMSTLSLMLRYGDIRKLNMEVLIPILEQLFLRVCLMLPSESACDNEAATKLSESIIILHNVVENHDFLDRERWYNLLTEIAKRDDLNTKISGLAMAILLESGKVDNDTLGQEVERRLSKGIPAELGATWFEGLSMKNHYTLIARLGLWEKLQNYISDLDEEEFKRALLFLRRAFADFTSNEKHDIAENIAEIWGLNKYEVSAVVNKDLEKDEKEIVAKLEEFDFDDI; from the coding sequence ATGAAAAAACAAAATGAGGCTAAACCTCATATATTTGGAGTTAGACACTTTTCACCAGCTGGAGCATATTATGTGAGAGAATATTTGAATAAAGTAAAACCAAAAATTGTTTTAATTGAAGGTCCATCCGATTTTAATGATTTGATAGGTGAAATTGTAGGAAAAAATGTAAGTCCTCCTATTGCAATAATGGCTTATACTTTGGAAGCACCAATACGAACAATAGTATATCCATTTGCAGAATTTTCACCTGAATATCAAGCTATTCTATGGGCAAAAGAAAATAAAGTTGAATGTAGATTTTGTGATTTACCATCATCTATATTTTTAGGTATAGAAAATGCAAAAGAAAAAGATGAAGAGCAAGGAGAAAGTTTAAATAGTTTTATCCATAGAAAGATAGATGAATATTCAGAAGATAGTGATAGTGAAGTATTTTGGGAAAGAGTTATGGAACAAGCCTCTGATTATAATGCTTATTACAGTGGTGCTAGGGACTATGGAAAAAATTTAAGAGAACTAACTCTATCAAATACATTGTCAGATGCAAAAAATATTATAAGAGAAGCCTATATGTCTAAGGTAGTTTTTGATGTATGTAATGAAGGTTATAAGATAGATGAAATAGCTATGATAGTTGGAGCATTTCATGTTGAAGGTATAGAAAGTGGAAATTTTATTTTAACTGAAAAAGAAGTTAAACAATTACCAAAAATGGAAACTAAAAAAACATTGATGCCATATTCTTACTATAAATTATCAACTTATTCTAACTATGGAGCAGGAAATAAAGCACCAGGATATTATGAATTTTTATGGAAAGGTTTTAATAAAGGGGATATATTTTATCCAACTTTTATATATCTTAGTAAAATAGCAGAATATCAAAGAAAAACTGGAAATATGGTTTCGTCTGCACAGATTATAGAAGCAGTACAACTAGCAATTTCTTTGGCAAATATACATGATAGTAAAATACCTACCCTTAAAGATATACAAGATGCAGCTATCACTTGTATGGCACATGGTAGTTATGCAGAGCTAGTTATGGCTATGGCAAATGTAGAAGTTGGAAAAAAGATAGGTAAAATTCCGCAAGAAGCTATACAAACTTCTATACAATCTGATTTCTATAATCTATTAAAAGAATTGAAACTTGAAAAATATCAATCTTTAAGTGCAACAGAATTGAGATTAGATTTAAGAGAAAAATTAAGAGTACAATCTGAAAAAGCAGCCTTAATGGATTTGAATAGATCATACTTTTTTCATAAATTAAGAGTTTTAAAAATTTCTTTTGCAAAGCTGATTGAAAAAAATCAAGAGAATACAACTTGGGCTGAAGATTGGGTTTTACAATGGAGTCCTGAAACAGAAATAGAAATTGTAGAAACTATTTTAAAAGGAGATACAATAGAATTTGCAACTGCTTTTGAATTGATGCAAAGGATAAATAATTCAACTACTTTATCTCAAATGGCAGAAGTAGTAAAAGATGCTTTTTATTGTGGTATGCCTAAGGCACTTGAAAAAGCATTTCAAGCTCTACAAAATTGTATAAGTGGTGATATACCTGTTGATGAAATTGCTAGAACTATGTCTACTCTTTCTTTAATGCTTCGTTATGGAGATATTAGAAAATTAAATATGGAAGTTCTTATCCCTATACTTGAACAACTATTTTTAAGAGTATGTTTGATGTTACCTAGTGAATCAGCTTGTGATAATGAGGCTGCAACAAAACTTTCTGAAAGTATAATAATACTCCATAATGTAGTTGAAAATCATGATTTCTTAGATAGAGAAAGATGGTATAATCTTCTGACAGAAATAGCCAAAAGAGATGATTTAAATACAAAAATTTCAGGGCTTGCTATGGCAATATTATTGGAATCAGGAAAAGTGGATAATGATACTCTTGGGCAAGAAGTGGAGAGAAGATTGTCAAAAGGTATACCAGCAGAGCTTGGTGCGACTTGGTTTGAAGGACTATCAATGAAAAATCACTATACTTTAATTGCAAGGCTAGGGCTTTGGGAAAAGTTGCAAAACTATATTTCTGATTTAGATGAAGAAGAATTTAAAAGAGCTCTATTATTTTTAAGAAGAGCTTTTGCAGATTTTACATCTAATGAAAAGCATGATATAGCAGAAAATATTGCAGAAATATGGGGTTTGAATAAATACGAAGTGAGTGCTGTTGTAAATAAAGACTTAGAAAAAGATGAAAAAGAAATAGTTGCAAAACTTGAAGAATTTGATTTTGACGATATTTAA